In a single window of the Papaver somniferum cultivar HN1 chromosome 8, ASM357369v1, whole genome shotgun sequence genome:
- the LOC113305428 gene encoding uncharacterized protein LOC113305428: MHLNGIDAEDQAQLERSISDEEMLSALKTLGQDRAPGPDEFQENVEEVKDLRPISLTNSVYKDVSKVLAEILKPLLHKLISNHQSAFVKGRQILDSVLIANECLDSILKSNIWGIICKIDLEKAFNNVRWSFVAEFLVRIGFGAVWRKWSAGRTQRVPFSVLVNGSSCGKLTSQKCLHQGDTLLPFLFLLVSKFLITMFSKAAEVGWLDV, translated from the exons ATGCATCTCAACGGTATTGATGCCGAGGATCAAGCTCAGTTGGAGAGGAGTATATCTGATGAAGAAATGCTTTCAGCTCTTAAAACGTTGGGTCAGGATAGAGCCCCTGGTCCTGACGAGTTCCAA GAAAATGTTGAGGAAGTTAAAGACCTAAGACCTATTAGCCTCACTAATTCTGTCTACAAGGATGTTTCTAAAGTCCTTGCGGAAATATTAAAACCTCTTTTGCACAAGTTGATATCTAATCATCAATCCGCTTTTGTGAAAGGCAGGCAAATCCTTGACAGTGTTTTGATTGCCAATGAATGTTTAGATTCCATATTGAAGTCTAATATTTGGGGAATTATCTGCAAGATTGACCTAGAGAAGGCGTTCAACAATGTTAGATGGTCCTTTGTGGCTGAATTCCTTGTCAGAATTGGGTTTGGTGCTGTTTGGAGAAAGTGGAGTGCTGGTCGTACACAAAGAGTCCCATTTTCTGTTCTTGTGAATGGTAGCTCTTGTGGAAAGTTAACTAGTCAAAAGTGTTTGCATCAAGGTGATACACTCTTACCTTTTCTCTTCTTGTTGGTCTCGAAATTTCTCATCACTATGTTCTCTAAGGCTGCAGAGGTTGGTTGGCTCGATGTTTAG